The Lolium rigidum isolate FL_2022 chromosome 2, APGP_CSIRO_Lrig_0.1, whole genome shotgun sequence genomic interval AGGGACGTACTTAGAATTTTGTATTCATGAAAAAGATACAGTATTATACATCATCAATAATTGTATGACAAACTTTCCTTGAAAAAAGACAACCGAAAATATCAGACTTGCGCATACTCACACTCACCAACCAATCTCATCTCAGCCACAAATGTAaatcttcttccttctctctcaAGCACCAAAACAATTTCAAGAAAACAAAAGAATTTCCACGCAATATCCACAACACCTCGAGGCACAACCACAATGCAGCCATGATCACCTCcttcctccccctcccctcccttctccccaccaccacctccggccgctCCCTTCCGCCCGGCACCACCCTCCCCTTCCCCAGAACCCCATTACGCCGCCGCCAGATCCGCACCTCCGTGTCGGCGGAAGGCAGCAGCGAAGGTGAGGAGGAGCGCGGCAGCACGAACGGCTCGCTGCTCGGCCTGCCGCccgtggaggaggacgacgagttcTGCCCGGTGGAGTGCGTGACGGAGTTCAAGACGGACGAGGAGTTCACCCGCTTCCTGGAGCGGTCCAAGGCGACGGGCGCGCTGGTGGTGGTGGACTTCTTCCGGCCCTCGTGCGGCAGCTGCAAGTACATCGAGCAGGGCTTCATGAAGCTCTGCAAGGGCTCCGTCGACGACGACTCCCCCGTCGTCTTCCTCAAGCACAACGTACGTGAACCCAGCAACACGCGCGCGGCGCGCCATTGCTGCGCCCAGCCGTGCTTCTTGATTAGCACAATGAATCTGTACTGATTTGCATATACAAAACTACATACGCGTGCAGGTTATCGACGAGTACGACGAGCAGTCGGAGGTGGCAGACCGGCTGCGCATCAAGGTGGTGCCACTGTTCCATTTCTACAAGGACGGGGTCCTGGTGGAGTCGTTCGCGACGAGGGACAAGGAGAGGATCATCGCCACCATTGCCAAGTACACCTCACCTGAGTAAGCCATCGTCACGTCACACAGACTCATTATCTATTTATTCGGAGCTGCCGAAGATCACACGAATCCATTATCTTGTTTGGAGCTACTGAACTGATCAAGAACTACTAACAGTCACCTAGTTGCAAACAATGAAATAATTTGCTCCCATGTAGTGGCAATTGCCAGAgcaatttaactagttaatcagtATATTATCTGCACCAGTCTATCTGCAGGCCTCTCTCTATTCGGGCTGATCTATGTTGCCATTCCCCTTTTGCAGGTCGGAGTCGCAAGAGTGATTTCCACTACAGCTACATACATAAGACTCAAGAGCTAGCTAGACCGGTCTGATGCTCTTTCGCCTGAGTTAAGCTGCCCATCTCTGCAGAAACTAAATGAGCGTGTATTCTAATAGGGAGGATTGGAATTGATTGTAATAAAGCAGAGCGCGTATCATTGAAATTGGTCTGTACTACAAAGAGATCCATGAGAAATTAATTGAGAATGGTGGGATGGTCATCTCACATCTATGTGCCACTGTGCGCCTACATACACCACAAGTGTCTAAGGGCTTGTTTGGCAGCCATCATTTCAAGCCAGAATCGTGAAATTCAATCGAAATTTCATACCTAAAGGGTTTTTTGGTTGTCATGGATTTGGAGCCCTCGTTTCAATCGGGAATTTCAGAGAATGGGTATGATATGTTAAGTAAATCATTGTCCCTAACCAGTCATTATTATGAACATATTTTTATTTCATAAATCCTTGTGGCAACTAAACATGATTTTTCGGTTTGAAATTTCATATGTGACAACATCAGTGTTTTTCATTTCTTTAACGATGGAAGGCCTTTCATACCAAGGGCCTAGATATTGCATTAATGAGCGGTGGGTTTACACATTACATAGAGAACATCAGAAGAAATAAATTACATTGTAGCACTCTGAATTTACAAAAGAAACTACTCCTTCCGATCCCTTTTAATTTACTCAATTAAAAGCGATCAGAGGGAGTAGAATAAAAAGATAGAGCATGCTTGGGTCCTTCTCCACCGTAGTGGCATCGAATCTTTAGATCGCCGTTTCCCGCACCATGGCCGGGGGCCACACCACTTTGAATAGAGCAGGTTGTGGGAGCTGCCTTGAAGCATAAATGCCTATGAATCGGCCAGTAAGCATGGTGGTTGAGCAGACTTTGACACTAGTCAACAATGAACTAAAGAACATGCGGAGTTAGGTTTTGGAGTGGCGTCCTATGGGCCAGAAGAGCCAGCGCCTTTACGAATAAAATCGGGCTAGCACTGCTAGGGATGAACTCCAGAACGAAGCTGCAACTTCATCATCTCCCTCTCGGTCTCCAGATCATGGCTGATCGAGAACACATACCATCTCCTCTTCCACACTGCCACCGAGACAACCAAGAAGGATGGGAATCTCAAAATCGCTAGAAATAGGAACCCCCCAAACTTATGTATGAAGTTTTCGATATATCTGCTACTCTCCTGCTCCCTCCTCCATGGAGATAAATCAGGGAGACATGTTGACAACTCCATGTCGCTATCGACACATGACAAAGGGCAACTTCTAGGTAATGACACTAGGCCAAAAGCTACTGAGGCAAAAGGAAACCTATATCTAATCCTACCAGTACGTTGTGTAGGGGAGACCCAGGCTCCCCTCCCATCCCACTctaggcgccgccaccaccgggtgGGAAGGGGAGGGGTGTTAAGTTTAGATGCGAGACTCTCAAGAAGAAAGGTGGGAGGAGAGAGAAAGAATAAAGGACATGCAAGCACCCATTAGTTATTTAGCGTTCTTTTATTCAATTTTTTGAAGCTATTTTTATTCCATTGCCATCAAATGTAATGAGAGGAAGGGTGACAAACAAGCTCTAACGGATTTTAACACGTTTTAAATTTAGTCTTGTTAGGTATGGTTGTGATATGCTCCGGAATATAGAAAACTGAACTTTCGTTTGTATAGGTGAAATAAGCGACTTTCCTTTATGTTGGAAAAATagaacaacaaaatagaagagacCTTATCCGCCCCTAGCAAACAAAGAGAGTAATAAGAAGTGAAGATCATAGAGACACTTCCCagtcagattttttttgaattatttaactGGGGACCAAGGCATAAATATCCAATTTACTCCCTGCcatatttttaaaatatatttttagggTGATTTAGACTATTCTATTTTTTGAACTGTTTTTGTTTAATGTGTGCCAGAGCTGGGCCACTTTGCAAACTGGTCTCGCAGTTGTCCAGATAAGGCCCATTTAGGTCCAAAGTTATGACTGGGACTACCAACCCAGATGAGCCCGCATCTCAGTACTGGTTCCGAGAGAGAGCAAGGAGAGATGCGGGGAGTCGGAGGCCCGTTGCTCACcgtcagcgatctcctcagcgacctcgccgtcgacggagccGACGACCacctcgacggcgggggcggagacGCATCTGTACCCTCATCCCCGTTGGCAGTGcagcaggtggaggaggccgacccGTCCCACCTCCAACGGCTCTTCGAGGTGAGGGTACCCTTCGTCTCCTCGTTCCTAATTTCGTACGCATCTGTTGATTCACCCGTCATGTTGTTTCTTGCGCCTTCGAATCACTCTTGGAATATTGCATCTAGCCATTGATTTGTTTCCCTGAGTCTCCATGAGCTACTCAATTGTTCTCCGTGAAGGATCCTGCTACCGTGTATTGATATAGGATAACACAAAAAGGTCCACACCCGTATTTCATATTTCATACTAAAGTAAATAGATGCAGGGATTGATTAAGGTGGCCTGATCTTACTAAAGTTAAGTTCATATTTCATTTGCTGTTTTAGGCTATTTCACGTCTTCATCCATTGTGGCCAGCATTACAGATTGCTGAATTGTTGATGTGCTTGCTCATGTTTGTTGTTTGCTAATCACCGAGTTGAGTGTTTAGCAACAGAAATGAAGGGCCCACAAACAGGCCATAAAAGCCTGTTTTGTTCATCATTGAAATGTGTTGTGCTACTCTGTTACTGTCATTCCTCGCTATATCGGCTCAACTCAGAAATGTGACCGATTTGCGTGTTCATCATTAATCAGGAAGACTATGACAATTTGATGAAGTCATTACAGGAGAATGACCCTTCATGGCCCTCCTTGATGCTGAAGGTATGGATCTCGCCTTCTCTGTCGTTTCCCATGCGCCATAGCCAGTGGTTATCTACTGCAATTCATGTCTGAATGAAAAGTTGAAAACTAACAACTCTGTTCCCCATTCTCTGTACCTCAAACCCTAGTTGTGCACAGCGTTGAAGACCTCAGATAAGCTGCTGAGCTGcgcgaaggcgaaggcgcaaCAGCTGCTGGAGAAGGTGGAGGCCCTGGAGCAAGTGCTAGAGAAGGGAGATCGCACGGTGGGAGCGATTTTGGAGGGTCTCCAGAATGCGCAACTTAAGGGTGATAGCaggactttgaaatcaaatgcaccTAGCAAGTAGTGTTGCGCTGTTGCAGCTGTTGTGTTTGGTTTATGTAAACCAGGAGGGTTGTCACTGTCTTTTTGAGGTAAAAAGGGCTACGCGTTGGTATCTTCATGAGTTTGGACAGTGCGTGTATGCTTTATGTCTCGGCATTGTTGGAATTTCGGTGTTCCACTGTCATAGAATTGGTGAAACGACCCATTTGCTTGTCATTTCTTCATTTGGCTAGCTTTGTTTCCGGTAGGATGGTTGCTACTGTATAAAAAGCCATGCCATTCCGAGGTACTTTCTGTAGAATCCTGAGATCTGTTGTTAATAGTAGCATGAGCATAACCCAGAGACGAGCAAACTCAGGCAACTGAGATTGGGAAGTAGAGTAATCATGTGCGCACCCATAGTCCAAGTATCTCCTTTGTCGATTATTTATCTGTTCATTGCGAGTTGCCACGAGTGCAAAGCGTGCGATGCGGCCATTGCAAACTGGCACAGTGGTGACACGAGTCCATGGCTTGGATGCACTTATCACATGGAATTTCCGTATTCTTTTTGGGCACCTTTGATTCAGTTCCACAGGAGTTTAAAATGAGCTAGTTACAGTTAAATTTTGCAAATACGTATACCTTCGGTGGTGAAGGACGAAAATAGTTTGACGTAGAACGAACCGTAAAAAATAACATGAAGATTAAAATTTACAGTTAAATTTTGCCAAATACATATACCTTCAGTGGTGAAGGACGAAAATAATTTGACGTAGGACGAACCGTAAAAAAATAATGCAAAGATTAAAAATTACAGTTAAATTTTGCCAAATACGTATACCTTCAGTGGTGAAGGACAAAAATAATTTGACGTAGGACGAACCGTAAAAAAATAACACAAAGATTAAAAATTGCAGTTAAATTTTGCCAAATACGTATAGCAGGACGAAAATAGTTTGACGTAGGACGAACCGTAAAAAAGTAACGCAAAGATTAAAATAACCTTGAGATCTTAATATAGAAATATATTTGGTTATAAATATAGAAATATATTTGGTTATAAACAGAACCTAGAAAGATATCAATAATTTCACCACAATGGCAAGGCTTTGccctttttatgaacattttctATAATTTTGTCGATCAAGATTTTTGGATATCCCTCACTCGATGCCCACCTCGGTGTTGATGATCTTTGTCACCGAGAAATCCTTTTCAATTGTTGTCGTCACCACAGTTAAAACTTAAAAGTAACGCTAACTCAGAGGTGATAATGTTGTTGGAATTgcctttcaaaaaaaatattaaattctCCAATTCTCCACGCATGAATCGTGAATAGATTTAGGTTATCTTGTATTATATAataagatatactccctccgtcccaccatagttgtctgagatttatccaaattcggatgtatctagacactaaaaacatatatatacatctaaatgttgacaaatatccatatagatacatctaaattttgacaaatctcagataACTTTGGTGGGACTGAAGGAGTATGATAAGTCTCTGTAATACAAGCAATTTTATTCACATTGAACCTAGAAAACGAGTCAAGTTTTGCACCTACTCCTATTTTTCGTTCGAAGTCGGTTTGGCGTGGTGTTCACTAAAACATGCATAACTTTCTCATACGGAGTTCGTTTTCGATTTACAACCACTCAaattatttagaaaaatatatgcatttaaatgtattcaccaaaaatcaaggtagggccgCCGACCTACCTTGCCTTACGTGGAGCTTCGCCCCTTATACCTTCTCAAGTATTTTTGGAAAAACAAATTCATACTTGCCACACTTTAGTTCAAAAATTGCACATTTGATGCATGACCACCACATTTGAGTGACACATGGTGTGGTAAATATACAAATTGCAAGAAAaagtgtggcaaatgtgcaatccccaaaacttagagcatctccagccgcgtcccccaaaccgtcccccaaaccgcgccggatcgagcgtttgggggacgtgtttcgttcgtgccgcgtttgggggacgtcgctccccagccgcgtcccccaaacgccgccccaaacattaaaagtattttttttagctagaaagaaactatttaataatattcaaatcggttgaacataaacaaattatatataaaacttcgaaaaaatataattaaatacatataaactatctacttcttcttcttcgctgatggccccgcctcgtcgtcgtcatcgcggtggcgcttcctgctcgtcacctcttccgaagaggcggtgtcggcgctcgacgcgtcgtcgtcgccggtgctcgtcggctgcgccttggccttcgccttcgccttggccttggccttggccttggccttggccttggccttggcggccttcgccttggaagccttcgccttggccgccttcgccttcgcacgggccaccgccgccgccgcggcctcgctctcttcttcctcctcctcccagcccagccattcctcctcgccgtcaaccggcggcggggaatcgtcgccgccgctcggcgtcccggctctctcccaccaatggcgccggccCGGCGGGCTTTCCCTCgcctggaggtgtcggacgggagccgggagatgtagctcatcgtcgccggaggtgtcggatgaaggcttggatgaatggtggcgtgcgtacggcgtacgtacgggtcttattgagcgcggatgaacggcggcgcgaagtcgaagagagcagcggttgctcttccgaggagtcggcgctccattccggcggggttggcgcgtcgtcgacgcgcttgccaatgcgacggttccgcttcccgtcaaccgcaccgtcgctacgtatgtggcggttgagcgtccgagccgctgacgggtcggccccgcgcctcctcgcctctcatttcgttgtgtccggcgtgcccggtgcgtcccctgtgggacggggacgggctcgggacgccggacaccgaatgggggcgcgccggacaaaaaagggctttaggggacgcggctggaacgctttttttgttcggcgcgccccaaatccctttgggggacggtttgggggacgcgactggagatgctcttaaggatACCATTCGAAGAAAAAGCAATTAGAAGGACGAACCAAAAAAAAACGTCCAGTTCCCCGTTCCCCTTCCCGACGTCGGAGGCGGCGACGTGGAGGAGGAGGTCAGCGTGCGGCgcgatggatcacaacaacttcCCAGCGGTCTGGGCAGCCGTAGGTCCTGGTGTTTCCGGCGCCGTCTTCGGCGCGGCCTGGTGGTTCTGGGTCGACGCCGTCGtctgcagcgccgccgccgtccctttCCTCCACTACCTCCCCGGTAAAACCCTCCCCCCTGTCGTTCCCTACAATCTCTATTCCCTGAAATCTAGTGGGTTTAAACCGGTCTGTGGTTTTGGGTCTGAATGTTTATTTAGGGCTCTTCGCATCGTTGGCCGCGCTCATGTTCAATTGCGTCAAGAGGGAGGACATCAATGACAATTACTACTCACCCTACGACGACTCCGAGTGGAGGTGAGCGCATGTTCAACTTGGTTTGAAGTTTTGTTCTGTTTTAGCAGTTTAATCCGGTAGAATTAGTGCCTATTAGGGCTATAGTTAGGATCAATTACTTGCCCCACACATTTTATTCGCTATTTCTATATAGCATAGTAAAGTTGCTTGGTGCATCTTATAACTTGCAAAGGTATATGTATGGTTTGGTGGATCGTGGATAGAACAAATATTGTTAGTTGACACTCGTGATTTAAATTCAAGGACACAGCAATGCTCATGTTCATTTGTTTATGAGGAGAAGAGAAACGGATGTACATGTCTCTTACTTGGTTTTGGAACTGAAAGAAATAGATGCTAAAGGTGGAGGTAATAGAAAACGATAGAGAATTCCTCTCCTGTAAATTCGTGATTTTACTCTAAGTTAATTAGGAAACAACGAGCAATCGTCCATAGCAAAATCTTATAGCGCTGTTCTTGTGTCAGAAACAACCACGGAAACCGTCCCGGGACGACCTAGAGGGAATGCCTTTGGAAGATAGGATTCACTCAACCATCTACGTTATACTTTTATTTGGGAATCATCCATGACTCTACCTGATATTTTTATGAGGGGACCATCTAGCTGTTACTCCCaatcgttgtgccaaggaaactgGGAGTTGCAGTTCTGACATAAACCACTATTACTTTTGACTGTCATTCACAACCTACTGTATCACAATGAAATTTAAATTATGTGTATTTGCAGGTTGAAACTGTGGCTTTTCATTTCATATGTGGTGTCTTTTGTTTCATTGGCTGCGGCTGTTGGTTTTTTGGTCCAAGATGCTCTTACAAATGCAGGCCCATCTACATGGACCGGCATTGCTGGTGTTCTACAAACCGTATTCGTGTTAATAAGGTACCTCTCTAAGTATATGTGGTTCAGTTATTACTCTCTCCCTCAGGCTCTTTCTCTGCCTCATGTTATATTGGTGATATACCTTGCAGTGGGTTGATCTACTGGACTTGTCATTCTGAAGATTGACTTAACAGCAAGAAAGACCGGTCTGTAGAGGTGAGCTGGATACAAGCTTCTTGGTGGAATATGCAGAAAGAACTATATCTTGGATAACTGTTTTGCCCAGATCTTGGTATATCTGTAAATACAATGAAATTAATTTCAACGGTACTATTTTTAGTTAGAGTACCTTTGGTAGTTGATAATAGCAGTAAAGTTAATTCTATCCCCCTTTTTATCTGAATTTTGAAAAACATCAATTAAGTTTTAATATTTGGGAGCTGTATTCCCGTAGAAGATTGGGAGGTGTGGCAAGTAGGTTGTTAATTATAACACCCAGGGCTGCAAGCGGCGGACTATGCGGGGCGGATTGGGTTTCCGAatagcacaatttaggtacatacggATTGGTTTCCTGTAGTATAGTTTGTGCTAATCGTCGTGATTTGCAGGATATGGCATAtcctgcttttgcagccctaataACACCTCATTCGTGTTATCTCCAACCTAAATGCCAATGGTCGTGTCTCTAGTTGGAACGGTGCATCTTTATCCTTCAGCTTTTAAGATTGCTGAAAACCCTGGTTTATCTAACCCGGCCACAGTTTCCTTTACGCAAGTGCACTCCAGTTGTCGTATCTACAGGCTTAGTGAAGATTCTGAAGCTATTATGCTGATTGAGTGTTTGACCAGTAGGGAACTAGCAGGCACAACTAGTATGTGAAGTAGGGACGATTTTCTTTTCATGTCCTGGGAGACAGGGAATAATATCCTGTTAAAGTCATGCCGCGTGTGTTATTTTTGTAGCGTGGTCCATGAAGTGAGTGTGTTTCATTGGAGAAGAACCAAAGCTAAGATCGTGACACTTCCGGTGGATTTCGGTCTCCAGTCAACTATGTCTGTCGGTTTTTGACTGTTGACTACTTAATCAAGACGGTCATTTTCAATTGAGGCCTGCCCTTTGCCCACCACAAAAATTTCAGGTCTTGGAATTGACTCATCTAGGAGATGATTTCTCTTCAGTGtgccccttttttttttttttttccttgcgGGGTCTCTTCAGTGTGGCTTTACGGCAACCTGTTTTGAGGGATGGCGTTAGATCAACTTTATACTTCACATTCTTCTTTCACTTGAAGATTTTAAATCAAGTGAGAAAAACCGCGTTGTGTCATTTTGAAGTACATGTGGTGTATATCTTCCTGGCGCTTGTACTACCtctgcgtcgattaaatccgatcTAAGGGAGTACCTGTTAATGCTTTTACTCACTCCGTTCTAGAATTCTTATTGTGGTTTTAGATCAAATTTAAACTACAATCACAATAAGAATTATGGAAAGGGAGGAGTACATGTgtaaaatatagtaatccatcttACGTACAGCAGAGATAAAAAGGGTGTATGTTCAGTTCAACAACCTAACGACCTCCATCGACACGTCCACCTCGGCATGTTCAAATGTGAAGTTATATTTTGCAAGTCGTTACTACACGTATTTAAGCTAATACTTTTTCTATCCTGTCACAGAATGTTTCAATCTTAAACTTGAGTAATCTTCAGGAATGCGTGGTCCACACGTAGTATCTCAGGAAAGGAACATAGTTGCTACACATGCCGAAATCCGGGGCTaactagcgccggatggatgtaatttTTGGATGAAGGCCTAGTTTTCCAGTGGCGAACCCATGGAGCCGCTCCCCAGGCCAGGCAAATTCAGCAAAAAATATGCCAGTTTTCGTTCAATTTTCGGCATAATTTTAGAATACAacacaaaatataaaaaaattatgaTATTGTTCGCCGAGCTTTGGCATTATTTCAACAGAGGAAATAGTTCAACAAATACAATATGACAACAATACAACAAACACAACAAATCATGGTGCACCAGCTCTTGCTGCACCCTTGCGAGCCCATGAGTGGTCGACCAGATCGTCCTGCAGCTCTTGGTGCACACGTGAGTCTCGAATCTCCGGGCACATAGCTAGGAAGGAAGCTCACGATGCCGGCACCTGACCATCAAGCTCTGCAAGAGGACCCTGTCGGTGATATGGCTGCTGCAACTTGACCTTAGGAACTGGATGTTTCTGCTCATTCTCCATGATCATGAAAGCTCTGCTGGAAGATAACAAATGCTCGCTAGACGAATCGTAATAAAAACAGGGTGGCAAGGCGCGTCCTTTCTGGCAGCTTCTTGCTCCTTGGCAAACTACACTTCTTTTGGCAGCTTCGGGCTTGAGATCCTCTTCACAATTGTTATAGTGGCGTCCATTGACCTCATAGtataccgggggagcatgaccctc includes:
- the LOC124687971 gene encoding transmembrane protein 50 homolog — encoded protein: MDHNNFPAVWAAVGPGVSGAVFGAAWWFWVDAVVCSAAAVPFLHYLPGLFASLAALMFNCVKREDINDNYYSPYDDSEWRLKLWLFISYVVSFVSLAAAVGFLVQDALTNAGPSTWTGIAGVLQTVFVLISGLIYWTCHSED
- the LOC124687969 gene encoding thioredoxin-like 4, chloroplastic, whose translation is MITSFLPLPSLLPTTTSGRSLPPGTTLPFPRTPLRRRQIRTSVSAEGSSEGEEERGSTNGSLLGLPPVEEDDEFCPVECVTEFKTDEEFTRFLERSKATGALVVVDFFRPSCGSCKYIEQGFMKLCKGSVDDDSPVVFLKHNVIDEYDEQSEVADRLRIKVVPLFHFYKDGVLVESFATRDKERIIATIAKYTSPESESQE
- the LOC124687970 gene encoding uncharacterized protein LOC124687970; the protein is MRGVGGPLLTVSDLLSDLAVDGADDHLDGGGGDASVPSSPLAVQQVEEADPSHLQRLFEEDYDNLMKSLQENDPSWPSLMLKLCTALKTSDKLLSCAKAKAQQLLEKVEALEQVLEKGDRTVGAILEGLQNAQLKGDSRTLKSNAPSK